The Bacillus sp. 2205SS5-2 sequence TTCGAAATGAACATAGCCACTAAGCCGAAAAAAAGAGCAGCATATACGTTTAGTGCTAAATAGGAAAAGGTTGCGATAAACGAGGTAAATATCACTAAATAATTCCGACTTTCAAACGCAATAGCCACACCTTCAATATAGGTTGCTCCTCTTGGAACTAGTTCATAGCTGTCGAGTTCTGCAAGAGTGTTCCTTTCCATATTCCGGACATCTCTAAATTGAGAAGCAGCCAGTGTTAAAAAGGTAATAGCGGTAAATTCCTCCTCCATAATAGCCGGTACCGCAACAGTCCCTAACCCTGCAGCGATAAATCCTAATGCGATATGAATAATTTTTCCGTGAAGATAGGTAGGGTATTGACGATAATCTGTTCTTAGCATATAGATTCTCGTTAATGTACCTAGAAACACTCCGAACATAACCGGGTATACATATTCATTCATAAGTAATTTGTTTCTCCTTTTTCAGTGGAATTTTCATCTGTAAACGTATCATAGAAGCTGAAAGGTGGAAGGATATACTCGTAAAGAGCATAGTTAAAAACAATACATCTAAAAATGCACTTCCTCCTACCTTGTAAGGTAGTCCCACAGAACGGAATGTCGTGAAAACAAGCATCTCTCCGAGCATCCCTCCCCCCATTAACGCTACCGCCCATCTACTTTCTTCTTTCTTAAACAGGAGAAGCAAACTGATTGTCAATAGCAACGGAAACAGCAGTCGACGATCCAGCACAATCCAGATTGGATCATATACTTCAATGAATAGGAAAGAGGCGTAAAACATACCTGTAATCCAAACCGTTAGAAGAAAATATATTTTTTGATAGATTTCATAGCGTGCTAACCAGATAAACAGAAAGATTCCTAAAACAAAAAAAGGACCTTGAATCATCATTTCTCCTATTTGAAATTGAAAGGGGTACACCACGACCTGTATTAACGTGACCAACGCAATCACAAACCGATAAGGATGTTGTCTGTTCAATAAAAATGTGGCATAAATCCAGATAAACCAAGCTGACCACAAAAACCAATATCCTTCCATCTTCCACCTCCTCCTATACCATTATGGGAAAAGAAATAGTATTTCATTCATGTATAAACTGATTTAGATTATGAGAATTTAAGAAGGGAGGTGTAAATATGGGAAAAGATCGACAAGAGAAAAAACTGAAGAAGAGC is a genomic window containing:
- a CDS encoding YphA family membrane protein yields the protein MEGYWFLWSAWFIWIYATFLLNRQHPYRFVIALVTLIQVVVYPFQFQIGEMMIQGPFFVLGIFLFIWLARYEIYQKIYFLLTVWITGMFYASFLFIEVYDPIWIVLDRRLLFPLLLTISLLLLFKKEESRWAVALMGGGMLGEMLVFTTFRSVGLPYKVGGSAFLDVLFLTMLFTSISFHLSASMIRLQMKIPLKKEKQITYE